The Syngnathus scovelli strain Florida chromosome 17, RoL_Ssco_1.2, whole genome shotgun sequence sequence GCTCCGTCTTCACTGTGGCAATGGACAAGCAAGAGTCATCATACGCTCCAGTCATTTGGTGGAAGCAGGTTAAGTCAAATGCAATTGTACCTTTGCCAAGAGGCATGAGTATGGTCTGCATTGCTCCTGAGCCACTGGACACCGCCAACTGCTTGAGCTGGTTAGCAGGGATAGTCAAGACGGTCTGCTGTGAGTTGGAGCCTCCAGAGTGGATTTTCAGCATGCCTGTTTTGGACGGGAATAGCTCTCAACATGATCTTCTTTAGTAAGCTCATTTCAGCCTACCTGATACGGTCGAAGCGGTCTTTCCTCCCGCCGCCGGCGGCGTCGTCCCACTGACTAGCGATGCTGCCGTGACCAGTGACGTACTACCGCTTTTAAGCACCACGCTCGCACCTTTGGCCGTGCCGACGACAGGCATGCCGGCGACGCCCTTGGCACCGGCGGCACTTTTGGCCATTGCGGCAGAGTTGGCGGCACCTTTGACCAAGGTGGCCATGGCGGTCTTGGTCAAACTGCCACCTCCTGCGGCACTGGCGCTTTTAGCCGCACTAATCACCGCTGCTTGATTGGCTGCCATCAGAAGGGAGTGGTACTGGGAGGCAGACTTCCCACCATCTGACGCCTGCATCCATCACAGTATGTGGCGGTTCATTAGGACATCATTAGAATAATGGCTCAAGTCATATTTTAAcaaatgactatttttttttgcgtCCCTCAGGACCACTTCTGCTAAAATCTGCTAAGTTCAACTAATACACAGCATTCAATTCTACCCCTGAAACAAATTTATTAACAAATATAATATGACAAATAGCAGCTTGGTCATATTTGCTTTTTCTTCTGGGGAATGTGGACTAAAGGAAACGACTCACGAAACtaacctgctgctgctggttgCCAGTTGCCGCAGTGCTAGCTGAGCTGGGAGTGGCGCTAGTGGCAGTGATGACTCCACCGGTCATTCTCAATGTAGTCATTCCCGACTTGGACAAGTGACCTGCCGCTGTCACTGTCTTCACAGAGCCATCTGACAATTTCACTTGAGTGCCCTGGGAACCGCCGACCATCTGACGTGTGTCATAAAAGACATTTGATACAcagtcagatttttttcttgtttttagtcattgttgttgttgtcaacaGGCAGCACTGAGGACTAATCCGAGATCAGTTTCATAAAAAAGCAAGATAGATACAGCCAAGAGTTTCTTACCTGGGCCAAAATAGCAGCCTTCTGTCCGGCTGTGACCCGAATGGCCTGCTGAGGAGCGGTGGATGGAGATGACGTAGCGTGCGCTGCCACACCAGAATTCCCCTGCTTCCCTGAGCCTTGTGATGGCTGGCCCACAAGAAAAGTGCCCTAAAAATAAACATGAGATGCAGAGCCATCAATATCACTGAATCATTTCATTATCAATAAGTCATACACTGACTCAAGAAATAGTAGTCTTGAGCTCTGTGAACTGTGGATTCAAAGGTAGCGCGGTTCTAAAAATGGCGTAAGTGCTGCTTGAAGGATTTAGAAAGTCTCCATTTGTGGACTAGAATAAAATGTCTGAGAGGATGGAGATGAATGTTGCATGTCCTGCCACTGTATAAAAAGCACATCCCTACCTGCAATATGTGAAAGATGGCCGACGTTCAGAGACTCAGCGTCCCAACAGGTTTTGATGAAATATAGAATAAAAATAGCACTGTTGAGCGTCGCCTCGTGTCAAGAGTTTGTACCCACCTGAGGTGTCTGTTTAAGGATGTAAGAAGTGTACGAAAGGTTGGAAGGCAAACTGCTGGATGAGGAAGCGGAGGACGTCTGAGCGCCCGCTGATGAGCTGCTCTGAGACTGCTGACCTTAATTGGACGGGAGCACACCAGGCGCAAATCTCATCAAATATTTGCCCCATTGCTTTTCATCCAAAACAATCATTTGAGACATTTCAATACAATCTGACAATGAACGTGCGGAGCGGAGGGAAGCCTCGAGCTTGCAATGTGAACGAACAGATGACCACAAATGACTCCAAGTCCAGAGGATAAGAAAAGTTATCTGAATCTGACGTGGTAGTCATTCATGAAGTTGGATAACTTGCCTAACTTGAACTAACAGTGACTTATTTCCGTCAAGGGAGGAAATGTCAGGGCAAATTGCTTTTGGCCAGAGTGATAACCCCGACTCGGCAGTTTTGAATTGTCGTCATCGCAAGTATGAGAATGAGAGAAACCAAACGACTGAGGCGATGTTCATGATACTGTCGCAAaaataggacaaaaaaaaaaggtgtctaACCTGCATTAGAGGCTCGGAGGATGGCTCCCTGTGGGATGAGAAGCAGCTTGCCCTTCCCTGAGGGATTCTTGCTGTTTGTGGTCAGGTAGAGCTTGGTGCCCGGCGGCAAGTTGGCAAGATTCGCCAGATTGTTGGCAGGCAGTTGAAGAGTGGCCATCACTACGTGCAAAATATATACAGAGGATGATTCAAACGTACTTTAAGAAACTGGGATTTTTGAGTGAACTCTAACCTCCAGTCTTGCCACTTGAACCTGGCTTGGCCGTAGCCTGCTGACCAGAGATGCCAGTGGTTCCGCTGACGATGGCTTTTGCGACCCCCTGAGCCAAAACCTGCTTCCCACCCACCACCTTAGAGACCGACGGACCGCCCTTGGCCACCAGAATCTGCCCGCTGCTGATGGCCACCTGTTTGACCGCAGACTGGAGCGTTGAACTCACTGGAATACCTAACATCTAGCAACAGACATTACACCCAAACCTTTCTGTGAGTGATTAGCTTTGAACAGACAAATAGCATTGTCAGACAAGCTGACCTTGTTTGTTGCAGCCCCAGATGCAGCTCCCGCCTGTTTCTGAGCTGACATGGAGATCATGTGTCCTCCTTTGACGGAAACAAATTGATGTGACGCTGTGGCAGCTGCTTGCTGTTGGGTAGAGACTGTCGAAgccatctgctgctgctgcgttgAAACTTCCCCTGGCTCTTGCTTAATAATAACCTGTAAACAAACACATGACGGAAACCATTTAGGTCAACCCGTTATACAGGTTGCAAATTTTTAGAGCCCAGAACCTGCCAAGACGCTTTTACAACTGAATGTGGGAATTTAAGGTTACTCTACAAACAATCAATATTCAACTCACTTTCATTCCAGATGAGAGGAGGGTGCCTGTGTGAATTTTGGGAGCTGGCGAGCGAGTTCCCTGAGCAGCAGATTGTTTGGCCGAGGGGCTTCCTGTGGAGAAATGTCAACATAAAACATAGGGAGTCATGGGAGAGATGTCACAATTCTTGATATCTTCTTCAAAGATTTTTCCTGGTAGAGCATCTTTGAGTGGGTGTTATTATTTCTCACCGTGGGACTGCTTGCAGTCGAAATGTGCGGTGGTGAAAAATGGaaaagaggaaagaaaaaaagggataCACTGGAGGGTAGTAGCTATCTATCATATTCTGCTTTAGACCACACTAGCACATCTGCCATTTTTAACTTTGTACGTGGGAGGCCCAGACACCGATTGGGCAGGTTCATGTAGGAAGCGGAGAGCTTACCTGCGGAGGCGGCCGACGAGGACGCCGCACCGGTCACTTGACCCGGCTTGTCCATGATGACGTAAGGGTTGTTGAGCACCGAGGACGAACTCTGTTTGCTGTGAACAGGGGTGGAGGTGGTGGGCGTGCGAGGCAGCGGTGAGTGGCTTGGCGTAGATATTGGAGAACCTGTGCGAGGGAGAGagatattacatttttttttaaatatatgttaTTGATTACTAAGTGGACTTATCAATGGAATGGTGAATCACCAGGTGACATACCTGAGACAATTTTGCAGCTCATCGTTATTGGTTTAAACGTCTTCCCAGGAGACTCGGCGGGGCTAGGCGGTTGTCCTTGGGGAACAATCTTGCAGCTTGCTGTTATGGGCTGGAAGGCCGAGTTACCGTGGCAACCCAGAGTGATCCTGTCACTGGCTTTAGGTCGTGTCGGCGTGCGTTCGCTCGATGTGAGAACCGAGCGGTGAGCCCCCGTTGACCTACCCGCCTCCGCTTTGATCGAACCTGGGCCAAAGTTAAAAGTTTCGATTTTTACAGCCTTTGggaaaaatgtgatttattgGAGTGAATAAATGGTCATTTCGGTTTACCTTTGTCGAAACTGGATTCATACGAAATGGGCGAACTGGATTGTCCGCAAGGCTGAGAGGTTGAGGTGACCGTCATTGGGCTGCTTGCTCTGTGGGCCACCTTGGATGATGATGGCTTCAAGATGTATTCCTCGCCAAGAGAATTCCTTTGGAGCTCAACATCCACCACCTGGAAGAAAAGGAGCCGGTAAAGACTGTCTGAATAAAAAACACAgaaatgaaataatttaaataaaaatacctTACCGTCTCTGCACCAAGTGTTTGCAGCCCAGTGCAAGTTCGGTCAAGCTGCAGGAAAATAAAACACCATGGCAATCGTCCCACTGAAGAAATCTTTTTTGTGAATTTAAAGTATGCTATGGTCTGACCTTCAGCTGATGGATAATGTCGACGCGTTTGTTGCGATGGTCTTTGAAGTGGATCTGGATCCTTACAGGAAACTCACCCCACCCGCGACGGGTTAAATGAAACGGCGGCTCGCTGAGAAGAGAAGCAAAAACCAAATCTGTAACTCACGTTTACTCCTCACAAAGGGGAAAAATACTAAAGCTCCCAGCAAGGAATCTCACAATTTTAAATTTGAGTATTGATTACAGTTTGTTAATCATGTTTGTTTTTCGTTATTGATTACTTTACATGCTATTTTCCGCAACGATGCAGAGAGGGAGCACGGCACGGGAAAGAAAACTGGAACTAGACGGTAGAGCTTATGTGACCCGTTGCCATAGCAACGCAAAAACCTTATCAGCGGAACAGTTCAGACGGATTTAGACTGCTGACATAGAAAATAGACAGTTTATTAAAAAGCCAAGTGCACAATGAAATCCTCGGCCATCGTGTGTAACGATGGTACAGTACGTCACATAAGAATTCacatgatatttaaaaaaataaaagtctcaAATTGCTTTTGTCTGCCGCACAACAAAGCATGTGACAAACAAACTGTGAGTATTCATTCCAAAGTTTGGGTTAGTTTATCTGAAACAGATGACAAGGACACACAGCAAAGCCCGAGGTGTGCTATTCATGCAAAAAGCATCTCTGCTCTAATATAACAAAGCCAGAACGTAATCATTTGTCTTCTAAAATAATCACTGCTTTGTTTCACGTGACTCACTGCTTTCCATTTGGAACTTTAAGCCATTGTTACCAAGAGATTGAACCTCGGAGGGATACATGTGAAAGGGAGTGGTTATTTTACATGTTTATCCACTGATGACTCACATCAGTTTCTGAAAGAGGGAGTGCTTCAAAATAATAaatccattatttattttttacaatagAACCACCAAAGTCAAGCTAGTCTGATTTATAACACTGATGACTTCCAGTTTGTTCTAATATGTATATAAAACTGAATTAATTTCATTGTGGCGAGCAGGATCGTATTGAACAACTCCGATAGCATTTGACACCTGATTGTTTGTGAGCAACACAAATCTCCTGTTACAAACCTCCGTCAATTAAGTTTGGACATGCCTGAAATGTGCATGTTATTTCTAGATGACTGGCTGCACAAGGTGTGCACGAGTAGGTGTGTCCGCTTAGTCATACAGTACAGAGTCATTGTGTGACATCACTACCCGACCTAGCATATTTACGAAAGGGGGAAAATACTGAACTGTAATTAAAGGTTTAAGATAGGAGAAGCTACGTCATCAAAAACCTTTAAATTAAATGTCATGTTTCGGctgatgtatttctttttttacagcAGGTCGTATTATATGTATATTCTTAATAAGAAGCTAGTTGCTAGTTAAAAAGGGGTGGGGCAAACTAATAACCTGGAATAAGGATTTAAAATTGGAAGTAAATACAATGTCGTCCGTAGTCAGACAGATTGGCACAAACCTGACTTCCACCAGGTCATTGGGTTTATAGCTGGGGTGCAGGAAGAACCAGACTTTCTTGACAAAGTGGTCAATGCTGGGCTCCTTCCTGGAGCCCCTGACGTACACCATCCACTTGTGAGTCGACTGGTCGTTCTCCTCCCGTTTATCGGGAGGGATATATCTAAAGGGAGAGGGCACAAAAGGAGCAAAAATCTAGTCAAAGTAGGTCATATATAAAGtggctataaaaagtctacacacccatgCAAAAAAAGcgagtttttttaaatatacatgATGGTTTTGATTAAACTGAGGGCCAATGTGAGTATTGTTTGAAGATGGGATCAGAAATTTCAAGTTGTAAGCTGATCAATTAACCGAGGAACTTAAGAGTGGTTCGTTGAGCACGTGACATACTTGGAAACATTTCCCACAACGATTGTCTTCTTTGCATAAAGTCTGGAGGACTCATCTCCACTTGTGTGGCAGGTCACTCTCTGCTCATTTCCCAGCACCGTTGACACACCAAATGtgtcctgcaagaaataatagaATATAAATGTcatcaaataaatgaataaaaatgtccCAAAAAGAAAACACCATATATTGAAACAATAACATTTTCTGACAATAAACTAATTTCTACTCTGATTGGGATTCACCGCTTTAGATTAATGCAACTTTCAGATCGAAGcatcacaaaataaaaatacaccaaAGCCATAATTGGGTCCACCTTTCCAGTGTTGCGACCGGGTCTCCGCTCAAGCCTGTCACTGTCCTCCCTCCACACTCCCTCGATATCTTTGTCAGTTGTGTCTCCATGCTGCGAGAGGGACTCAGACTCAGACTGGGCCAACGAAGGCGTCTCGGAACCCTGGTTGAGGGGAGAGGACGAACGAGAGGGAAATTCCAGGAATCTGCGGATGGCTGGATGGTTGAGCGCTGCGGGGTCACTCTTAGAGGTCTGCGAGAATACACAACGTTcatgggggtaaaaaaaaaaaagaccacaccGTTATTTGTAGTTtgaattttaaaatttgagTTGAGGAAATTACCTCCTGGAGTTTTGTCATTCCAGCGGTGGCATAGAAATTTGCCACTATGCACGCTCTCAACTTATCCATCATCCTTCGGGCTTCATTGAGTCGCTGAGAggaacaaaattgttttttcaaattcaagccaTCATTTTAAACATTGTATTGTGTAGAGTTTGAACAGAAGATGCAGAGGACAGGGAGAGATGGAGACGTGACAAAAGAACACAACAATAATACAATATACCTGACTGATAATATCTATTTCATGCTCTTTGTTCTTCATCTCCAAAGAAAACTGCTCGGTGATTATGGCTTCTATTTTCTGGACTGCTGCATTTTGAGCTATTGAAGGAAGACAGAGAACCTTTATATTCTAAATGCAACCACAGCGATATGACTCAAGACTTTTTGCATGACTTAAGTCAGGTGTGCAAGTGTATGGTGCTCAAGGACTTACCACTTAACTCTGCAGCTTTGTTTCGTTTACTATTTTGGACTAGTGCAACGTCCTCATAGTCGGGATCACCATCTtctattttccttttaattcctgacatgatttttttttaaatctcctgaggaagcaaaaacaaaacaaaacacgagGTCACTTCATTTAAAACCGACCATACCGGTGCCCCTTAAATGTTACACGTGTTTAGTTTCGATTCAATTGACATTCACGACGAATTGTACACAAAGGCACATGTAAAAGTTAACGTAACTCATGATTTTTATGTCTTATAAGCCCAAAGTTGGGCAATAAGGTTCTTGTTGCTCGAGCAGGTAGCAACGGGGCGCTAGCAGGGTAGCGAAAGCTAGCACGGCGTTTTACGATATAGGCGCGTTGTAAGCTACGATATAAACTTACTAGAAAGCCTTTTTGTGGGGAGGAAGGTTCCTTTACGGCGCGTTAGGTCTTATTCAGTGGCTGCGGGGACGTTTAACTGTTATAATTCGCATCTTTCACACTCGTATTGGGGGAAATTGCTAAATCTCGATGTGGACAAGAAAGCTAAATTGCAGATAGCTAGCCTTGGGAGTTCGTCAGATCGTCCACTAGGAGTCACTGTTGTACAAATGCTGTGCCACTGTATTTAAAAAGGGATATAATAACATTTATTGGTGATCATTAATGACAGTTTGTTGAAAACCAAATATATAAAATGTTAAAGGAAAAATGAGTTACAGATATTCTTTTTAAAACTAATGATGTCTTGTGCAACCTCAGCTACACTAGCTATTAGAATCATCAAATAATAAAGTGATGCATTATTTATTGTTAAATAATTTCATATTCTGTGGCTTAAATTGCTTGCTTTTGCGAAAAATTCTGTattgactgtttttatttgattggtGTTGGATGTCTCTGATTGTCCTAATTTAATCTTACAATTAAACAGCAGTATTAAGAAAGCAGACTGTATTTtgtaaggaaagaaaaaactttATTGATATAGTACACAAGTCAACATTACAAAAACATCTTCTTAAATCCTAACAAACAGCATCGTAAAATATAACATCACACATACATTTGTAATGGTTCatataaaaagaaaatcaatattCCCCTGCTGGTTTATTCTTTAAAGGCACTTTATCCCACACAAGATGACATCAGAATAACTTCCAATTAACCCAACTTGGTTTCTACCGCCatatcaaactaatttttttaagaaaatagtTCGGATCTTGATGCCTTTTGCACATGTAGTCAAAAACACACAACCCCGTTACAAAATATAAACACAAAATGAATGTAAATATTATTAAAGCAAACGTGTAAAtcttaaaatagaaaataattcaaatggAACCCAATTCAACATGTTATCGCATCGGATTAAATATTCGGTGAAATCCCAAAACGCACACTTATTTTCAAACAACCTCTGCTACCGTATCTTACTAGCTCGTCGTGCGATTTGACGTCCCTTTGAGAAAAACTAATTGATGGATTATTATGCCCATGTCTTcttaaattataaaaaaaaatgctgaacaTAAgctaaggcaaagctctcacatCTTTCTAATCTTTCCCAAGTGAACTTTGCCCTCTTGTGTCTGCGTTGCCAAATCTGAATTGTTACATTGTGTGGCCAAACAGCGGCGCACTCCACAATCCCCTCCACGTTTCATGTGAGAGCAAATAATGCTTaccaatacagaaaaaaaaaaaagaaagaggggggaaaaaaaatcaactcatctaTTTAACATTATTCTGTCAAAGTGCACAATTGGGGCTCTTAGAAACAAAAGAATATatttcaagaaaaaaacaaaaaattcacAGCACATCTTTTTCTATCAATatctattgtaaaaaaaaaaataaaaatgaagaaaCAAAAACTTTTACTGACCTCTAGTCAGGG is a genomic window containing:
- the yeats2 gene encoding YEATS domain-containing protein 2 isoform X1, which produces MSGIKRKIEDGDPDYEDVALVQNSKRNKAAELSAQNAAVQKIEAIITEQFSLEMKNKEHEIDIISQRLNEARRMMDKLRACIVANFYATAGMTKLQETSKSDPAALNHPAIRRFLEFPSRSSSPLNQGSETPSLAQSESESLSQHGDTTDKDIEGVWREDSDRLERRPGRNTGKDTFGVSTVLGNEQRVTCHTSGDESSRLYAKKTIVVGNVSKYIPPDKREENDQSTHKWMVYVRGSRKEPSIDHFVKKVWFFLHPSYKPNDLVEVSEPPFHLTRRGWGEFPVRIQIHFKDHRNKRVDIIHQLKLDRTCTGLQTLGAETVVDVELQRNSLGEEYILKPSSSKVAHRASSPMTVTSTSQPCGQSSSPISYESSFDKGSIKAEAGRSTGAHRSVLTSSERTPTRPKASDRITLGCHGNSAFQPITASCKIVPQGQPPSPAESPGKTFKPITMSCKIVSGSPISTPSHSPLPRTPTTSTPVHSKQSSSSVLNNPYVIMDKPGQVTGAASSSAASAGSPSAKQSAAQGTRSPAPKIHTGTLLSSGMKVIIKQEPGEVSTQQQQMASTVSTQQQAAATASHQFVSVKGGHMISMSAQKQAGAASGAATNKMLGIPVSSTLQSAVKQVAISSGQILVAKGGPSVSKVVGGKQVLAQGVAKAIVSGTTGISGQQATAKPGSSGKTGVMATLQLPANNLANLANLPPGTKLYLTTNSKNPSGKGKLLLIPQGAILRASNAGQQSQSSSSAGAQTSSASSSSSLPSNLSYTSYILKQTPQGTFLVGQPSQGSGKQGNSGVAAHATSSPSTAPQQAIRVTAGQKAAILAQMVGGSQGTQVKLSDGSVKTVTAAGHLSKSGMTTLRMTGGVITATSATPSSASTAATGNQQQQASDGGKSASQYHSLLMAANQAAVISAAKSASAAGGGSLTKTAMATLVKGAANSAAMAKSAAGAKGVAGMPVVGTAKGASVVLKSGSTSLVTAASLVSGTTPPAAGGKTASTVSGMLKIHSGGSNSQQTVLTIPANQLKQLAVSSGSGAMQTILMPLGKGTIAFDLTCFHQMTGAYDDSCLSIATVKTEPGAGTAVTAGPSPPATASIPTSVHVPSTTVKQEQGADHLMHDLINTEYIETMMQLLTAVVKKFPLIVPDKSEDSHPFCASSTEQYYSWNIGKRRASELQRAVAVKRAIQNVLDHSPRLQALTPPKTREVVQWCRQRGYTPPDPEPQHRNDDESIEDVLTQIDSEPECPTTLSSSDELLLRLEQMQALLKTEPEDADDEIVDIVTVTPPPKVKVKEEEQEADTEPKFLVGPCLAAQFVNEAAQQIGITFQPVEVEKSIFAPVIEDMIVKATEQLASDILREALAGAFAKSPHNRAPKEITAMNIHQAICSIPTCDFLTNAHMGYLPKDN
- the yeats2 gene encoding YEATS domain-containing protein 2 isoform X2, with amino-acid sequence MSGIKRKIEDGDPDYEDVALVQNSKRNKAAELSAQNAAVQKIEAIITEQFSLEMKNKEHEIDIISQRLNEARRMMDKLRACIVANFYATAGMTKLQETSKSDPAALNHPAIRRFLEFPSRSSSPLNQGSETPSLAQSESESLSQHGDTTDKDIEGVWREDSDRLERRPGRNTGKDTFGVSTVLGNEQRVTCHTSGDESSRLYAKKTIVVGNVSKYIPPDKREENDQSTHKWMVYVRGSRKEPSIDHFVKKVWFFLHPSYKPNDLVEVSEPPFHLTRRGWGEFPVRIQIHFKDHRNKRVDIIHQLKLDRTCTGLQTLGAETVVDVELQRNSLGEEYILKPSSSKVAHRASSPMTVTSTSQPCGQSSSPISYESSFDKGSIKAEAGRSTGAHRSVLTSSERTPTRPKASDRITLGCHGNSAFQPITASCKIVPQGQPPSPAESPGKTFKPITMSCKIVSGSPISTPSHSPLPRTPTTSTPVHSKQSSSSVLNNPYVIMDKPGQVTGAASSSAASAGSPSAKQSAAQGTRSPAPKIHTGTLLSSGMKVIIKQEPGEVSTQQQQMASTVSTQQQAAATASHQFVSVKGGHMISMSAQKQAGAASGAATNKMLGIPVSSTLQSAVKQVAISSGQILVAKGGPSVSKVVGGKQVLAQGVAKAIVSGTTGISGQQATAKPGSSGKTGVMATLQLPANNLANLANLPPGTKLYLTTNSKNPSGKGKLLLIPQGAILRASNAGQQSQSSSSAGAQTSSASSSSSLPSNLSYTSYILKQTPQGTFLVGQPSQGSGKQGNSGVAAHATSSPSTAPQQAIRVTAGQKAAILAQMVGGSQGTQVKLSDGSVKTVTAAGHLSKSGMTTLRMTGGVITATSATPSSASTAATGNQQQQASDGGKSASQYHSLLMAANQAAVISAAKSASAAGGGSLTKTAMATLVKGAANSAAMAKSAAGAKGVAGMPVVGTAKGASVVLKSGSTSLVTAASLVSGTTPPAAGGKTASTVSGMLKIHSGGSNSQQTVLTIPANQLKQLAVSSGSGAMQTILMPLGKVKTEPGAGTAVTAGPSPPATASIPTSVHVPSTTVKQEQGADHLMHDLINTEYIETMMQLLTAVVKKFPLIVPDKSEDSHPFCASSTEQYYSWNIGKRRASELQRAVAVKRAIQNVLDHSPRLQALTPPKTREVVQWCRQRGYTPPDPEPQHRNDDESIEDVLTQIDSEPECPTTLSSSDELLLRLEQMQALLKTEPEDADDEIVDIVTVTPPPKVKVKEEEQEADTEPKFLVGPCLAAQFVNEAAQQIGITFQPVEVEKSIFAPVIEDMIVKATEQLASDILREALAGAFAKSPHNRAPKEITAMNIHQAICSIPTCDFLTNAHMGYLPKDN
- the yeats2 gene encoding YEATS domain-containing protein 2 isoform X3; translation: MSGIKRKIEDGDPDYEDVALVQNSKRNKAAELSAQNAAVQKIEAIITEQFSLEMKNKEHEIDIISQRLNEARRMMDKLRACIVANFYATAGMTKLQETSKSDPAALNHPAIRRFLEFPSRSSSPLNQGSETPSLAQSESESLSQHGDTTDKDIEGVWREDSDRLERRPGRNTGKDTFGVSTVLGNEQRVTCHTSGDESSRLYAKKTIVVGNVSKYIPPDKREENDQSTHKWMVYVRGSRKEPSIDHFVKKVWFFLHPSYKPNDLVEVSEPPFHLTRRGWGEFPVRIQIHFKDHRNKRVDIIHQLKLDRTCTGLQTLGAETVVDVELQRNSLGEEYILKPSSSKVAHRASSPMTVTSTSQPCGQSSSPISYESSFDKGSIKAEAGRSTGAHRSVLTSSERTPTRPKASDRITLGCHGNSAFQPITASCKIVPQGQPPSPAESPGKTFKPITMSCKIVSGSPISTPSHSPLPRTPTTSTPVHSKQSSSSVLNNPYVIMDKPGQVTGAASSSAASAGSPSAKQSAAQGTRSPAPKIHTGTLLSSGMKVIIKQEPGEVSTQQQQMASTVSTQQQAAATASHQFVSVKGGHMISMSAQKQAGAASGAATNKMLGIPVSSTLQSAVKQVAISSGQILVAKGGPSVSKVVGGKQVLAQGVAKAIVSGTTGISGQQATAKPGSSGKTGVMATLQLPANNLANLANLPPGTKLYLTTNSKNPSGKGKLLLIPQGAILRASNAGQQSQSSSSAGAQTSSASSSSSLPSNLSYTSYILKQTPQGTFLVGQPSQGSGKQGNSGVAAHATSSPSTAPQQAIRVTAGQKAAILAQMVGGSQGTQVKLSDGSVKTVTAAGHLSKSGMTTLRMTGGVITATSATPSSASTAATGNQQQQASDGGKSASQYHSLLMAANQAAVISAAKSASAAGGGSLTKTAMATLVKGAANSAAMAKSAAGAKGVAGMPVVGTAKGASVVLKSGSTSLVTAASLVSGTTPPAAGGKTASTVSGMLKIHSGGSNSQQTVLTIPANQLKQLAVSSGSGAMQTILMPLGKVKTEPGAGTAVTAGPSPPATASIPTSVHVPSTTVKQEQGADHLMHDLINTEYIETMMQLLTAVVKKFPLIVPDKSEDSHPFCASSTEQYYSWNIGKRRASEAAHPESARFLLASFLHISSDVYPCLISSPLN